The nucleotide window ATGTAGATGCAGGGTCCCCCGCTCAGCGCACAGAACTGGTCCGCCAGCAACTGGCGCGTGCGGTTCAACGAGCTCTCGCTGCGCCCGCCTCCAAAGCGGTCGAACGCCTTGTCGTCGTGCAACTGGGTGAGGAGATCGTCCACGATCTGGGCCACGGTGTCGTAGCCTCCGATGCGCTGATACAGCGTTTTCGCTTTCTCGTTCTCTCCGGCGAAACTGCGGCCGCCGGGAAACAGGACTACCGCAAGCAACGCCAGGATGCACGCGACCGCCACGTGGGCCGCTGACCGCCGAACAGAATCAAATTCGATATGCACGTAATGCTCCTTTCATTTCGCTAACGCGGAGGGGCAAGCAAAAAACCGCAGCGTCGCCCGGAGATCCATTCAGGTATCGCTGGACCAATCGCGGCGTCATGGTATGCAGCGTGTCGCGACAAGTCAAGGTCGCGCACCGCGGCCGTTCCAGGCGGACAAAAAGAGATGGTAGGCACGTGGGGACTCGAACCCCAGACCTCTACCGTGTCAAGGTAGCGCTCTAACCAACTGAGCTACGCGCCTACGGGGACAGGCATATTTTACGCGCGGCTCGAGGCCCGGGCAATCGCGGCTGGCCGCGCAGGAAGCGGCGCGAGTTGCATCGGGCGAGGGGACGGCGGAGAATCTCCGCATGGAGCCAGAGACCGGGAGCGGGCAGGCTTCGTTCGGCCGCGGGACGGTAGTGTTGATCACACTGAATTCGCCCCGCGAAAAGTTCTGGGGCGCGGTAGCCGAGATCACGGTTGCGGGCGTGGCGGTGCGCGGCATCGATCTGAATTCCTTTGACGACTGTGCGCGCCTGCTGCGCGCCGGCGAGCCCTTCACGCCCGGCCTGGTCTTCTTCCCCATGCATCGCGTGGAGCGCATGGAAGCGGACGCGCGCAGCGGCGACATTCCCTCGCTGGGCGAGCGGTTCGCGGAAAAGGCGGGCGTAGACCTGGCGGCG belongs to Terriglobales bacterium and includes:
- a CDS encoding group 1 truncated hemoglobin, encoding MHIEFDSVRRSAAHVAVACILALLAVVLFPGGRSFAGENEKAKTLYQRIGGYDTVAQIVDDLLTQLHDDKAFDRFGGGRSESSLNRTRQLLADQFCALSGGPCIYIGRDMKAAHHGLKITAAEWDSTIKKLELSLDKFKVSGKDKEEFVALIQDVRNDIVEAPEEKPKEEKAAAQN